Below is a window of Halalkalicoccus subterraneus DNA.
GAGAGGTACGCTGTCCGATTGTGAGAAAATCGCATCGAACACCTCGGTGACCTCGGAAACAATTTCCCCTTCAAGAATGACTCCAAACTCGAAATTCCCACGGAGGTTCAAGTCGGTCAGATTTGCGCTACCGATGTAGCATTTCTCACCATCCACCGAGATTATCTTTGCGTGAACTGCACCGGTCTGATAACCGGAATTGGATGTTTCATAGAAGTCTCGGATAGCAACATTCTCGACTTCCCCAGAATCAAGCGCCTTCACGATTGCTGTCACCGCATCTAATGCACGACTATCAGCATCTACGCCGGTAACCTCTCGTGTTAGTATTCGTGTTTCAATTCCTCGACGAGGTAATGCAGCAAGATCTTCGATAATCCACTGTTCAGGATCAAAGTATGGATTCGCTATTCGAACCGTGTCGGATGCGTCCATCAGCATTCGACGAAGCGCAATGTCGAGCCTACCCACATCAGCTGAGATATCGTCTTTGACCCCCCGAGGTAGCGTGGCTACTAACTTAACATCGGTTTCAGAGGGGGTAGACGGTTGTAACTGTTGTATTGCCAGAACAGCGACGATTTGCTGATCCAACACCCGGATAGCGTCATCAGGATTCACACTGAAGGTGTACGTACTATACCCGCCCGATGCCGTTCGGGTTTCAGTAGCTGCATGAGTGTTGGCAAGCGAAACCATCACTGCGTTAAATTCCGCCATCTTCAATGGTCGAACTGCCTCTGAGATGTCCAGTAACTGAGTGTCTAGGTCTGGCTTTGTGATTTGGACATCCTCTTGGTCAAACGCTGCAAATGCAGCCTGCAGATGCTGTAGGCGAGTAGTATCCTGAACCACTGCTGCAGCGGTGTAATCCTGGCACAACGGTGATCCATCAGAGAGGTCCGGGGTGGTCATTCAAGCACTACAGTTGGGAGATGTCGTCCGGGATACCGTTGCTAATGCCTTCATCCCAGAACCCGACGATGTCACTTTTACTTCGAACTATGCGCCGATCGAGATGATGATTGATCGCTTCGCAAGAGGTTTCTTCGATGTGGAGGCATGCGTCACAGGCTGCACCAGCGGGGTTCTCACGGCAGGTTGCGTCAATCAGGCACTGGTCAGCCAAGTCTCGGGCATCGGACACCCACGGGTGGAGGCGTGTTTTGAACAGTGTAAACATACTCCCAAGTGCGAAGTTCTCAGTGCTTGCTGCGTAGACCGCGATTGCAGGGATGACTGGGAAGATACGCTCGCTTAGGCTTGAAGTTGCGAGTCCACACTGCTCACCTGCACGGGCAAGTAGACAGTGACTGAGAGAGTGGAGTAATCGGTACACCCATCGAGTGATATCATGTTCGATCGGTGTGAATGGATTGTCTAACTCTGTGGTTGCGATGTTGTTTAGGAACCACTCTTTCAGCGCTGCTTCGTCTGACGTGTCTGGACGTTGTTCAGCCGTGATTACGTTATTCGCCTCTAACCAATTGATGATGGCTGTACGGTCAATTTCGAAGATTATTGCTTCGCTCGGTGTGCGATCTGCGAAGATCGGTGTCGTTGCCCGTTCACGTGGATGGGGGAAACTCCGCAAATCAACTTTGTTTGACTGGGAGTCTGCTCGGGTGTACCCGTACAAGATGTTCAGTAAGGGGAACTGGTCAACGATCCACGCCTGTCGAATGTGAGACGCTGTGAGCTGGGGACGATATCGCCCGCTCTGCGGGTGTCGCTCTCGGAAATCTGAGTCCTGTAGGAAGTGACTCAGTGACTTCGGGATGGGGTGGCGAGTATCTTTGAGATCGTCCATATCGCCTTCGTAGCCGTTCGTCGATCGTTGAAACGTGAACAACTGGTGGGCGATATTTGAGTAGGCCAGTGCTCGGGTTCCTTCTTCAACATCACCTTCTGTGTCTGGAGGTGTGATGTGTTCGGTTTCTGCGACCAGGGTTTCTCTTCCGTGGACATCCTGGTCCATGTCGTCGAACATTTCCTGTGCATCTTCTTCTCCCAGTCGATTGACCCACTTCTGGTACTTGTCTACCATCCCTTCTGTGGTTGCCAGATTTTCGATGGTATTGCTCTCCAGATCTGCGAGTCCCAAGTGCGCAGCCATCAGAACATGTGCCCACGATTCATCTTTAGGGATGTCTTCTGCTTGATCTCCGATGTACGGAATATCAACTTCAACCGCTTTCTCTGAGTAGAAGATACGGCTACTTGCTGTCGGAAGCGGGCCTTGCATGCCATTGCAGACGCCACAGGAACTGCTTAGCACATCAACAGTGTCACCGCACTTGTTACATTCGTATCGCCACATTGCAGGTTCACTTGCCCGCTTGTTAAGGCGGATATCATCGAACCCGTGTTGACTGCACCCGCGGTTGGGACTTGCGTCCTCTAGTCGCCCACAAGTACAGACATTGACGAATGGTAGTTGAGTGATTGATTCTCCGCACGCTCGACACTGTCCATTTGATGGGAGGTATCCCGGTTCAGTGGCGGTGTGGACTTTTCGGCAACTTTTATTTTCACAGTAGAACACCAGTGGGAACAGCCTCCCTTCGATCTTCAGGGGACGGTATAGGTCAATATCGTCTGCTGAGATGTTCTCCCATTCATCTGCTGTGGTTCGATTTCTGTATCGACCGATGCGACTCTGGATGATTTTT
It encodes the following:
- a CDS encoding phospholipase D-like domain-containing protein yields the protein MTTPDLSDGSPLCQDYTAAAVVQDTTRLQHLQAAFAAFDQEDVQITKPDLDTQLLDISEAVRPLKMAEFNAVMVSLANTHAATETRTASGGYSTYTFSVNPDDAIRVLDQQIVAVLAIQQLQPSTPSETDVKLVATLPRGVKDDISADVGRLDIALRRMLMDASDTVRIANPYFDPEQWIIEDLAALPRRGIETRILTREVTGVDADSRALDAVTAIVKALDSGEVENVAIRDFYETSNSGYQTGAVHAKIISVDGEKCYIGSANLTDLNLRGNFEFGVILEGEIVSEVTEVFDAIFSQSDSVPL